A single Amphiura filiformis chromosome 8, Afil_fr2py, whole genome shotgun sequence DNA region contains:
- the LOC140159639 gene encoding uncharacterized protein, which translates to MNVRTIREQQCREELVSNLIEYNVEVLGIQEHRIIHDEPIRYENILGRTLITTSATKNDAGAAVGGVGILLNKNAKNSLASVRSHNNRILIANFQGNPATTVIVTYCPTNVADEDIVENHYDSMRRAIESIPAHNLLIVMGDFNARVGLEDTKFTYHDTTNRNGKYLVELATEKNLIIANTQFRKKAGKIMDIYKPRRNKYQLDYILIRRKWRNSLQNAEAYNTFASVGSDHRIVSARIRLSLRKSKTLPRKNQFDWKSLSTDRNIQKMYTIEVHNRFEILEDMEETATDKYSRFIAANKEAAEKIIPAKKRSRRANFSRDPRVVKARDHIRETYEVYQLDTTDCKREEYKKAKKNLDDAYNEVIEADLNGKLQEVERAHVNSKHGESWKLINDITGRKACSTGLLGSPPDIDDEEEEITPILDELDIKVGPFDKEEYQEAKASLVEGKSCGEDNIPPEVLKRCNLDDIVLGFCNDALLNGKKPDQWSILNIVPIPKTGDLSSGNNYRGISLSSIVAKTYNRMILNRIRPEIDQHLRTNQNGFRVGRTTVGHILALRRLIEEVKAHNLPAIITFIDFKKAFDTIHRGKMLKILHAYGIPELIVEAIGKMYQNTKAKVISPDGETELFEILAGVL; encoded by the exons ATGAATGTACGGACAATAAGAGAACAGCAGTGTAGAGAGGAGCTAGTTTCTAATCTCATTGAGTACAATGTGGAAGTATTGGGAATACAAGAGCATCGTATTATTCACGATGAACCAATTAGATACGAAAACATACTGGGCAGGACACTGATTACAACATCAGCAACTAAGAACGATGCGGGAGCTGCAGTTGGAGGGGTTGGAATCCTACTGAACAAAAATGCTAAAAATTCACTAGCCAGCGTAAGATCACACAACAACAGAATTCTTATTGCAAACTTCCAGGGTAACCCAGCAACAACTGTCATCGTTACATATTGCCCAACCAACGTAGCTGATGAAGACATAGTAGAGAATCACTACGATAGTATGAGGAGAGCCATTGAATCCATCCCGGCTCATAACCTCTTGATAGTAATGGGTGATTTCAATGCTAGAGTTGGACTGGAGGACACTAAATTTACTTACCATGACACCACTAACAGAAATGGAAAGTACCTTGTGGAACTAGCAACAGAGAAGAATCTCATCATTGCAAACACACAGTTTCGCAAGAAAGCTGGAAAAATTATGGACATTTACAAGCCCAGGAGGAATAAATACCAACTAGACTACATACTCATACGAAGAAAATGGAGGAACAGTCTGCAGAACGCTGAGGCATACAACACCTTTGCTAGTGTGGGCTCCGATCACAGAATAGTGTCGGCAAGAATAAGACTAAGCCTCAGAAAGAGCAAGACGTTACCAAGGAAGAACCAGTTCGATTGGAAATCCCTGAGCACTGATAGAAATATCCAAAAGATGTACACCATAGAAGTGCACAACAGGTTTGAAATCCTTGAAGACATGGAGGAAACAGCTACGGATAAGTACAGCCGATTTATCGCTGCCAACAAAGAAGCAGCTGAGAAGATCATCCCTGCAAAGAAGCGATCTCGAAGGGCAAACTTTTCTCGTGATCCAAGAGTCGTAAAGGCAAGAGACCATATCAGGGAGACGTATGAGGTGTATCAACTGGACACTACTGATTGTAAAAGAGAGGAGTACAAGAAGGCGAAGAAAAACCTTGATGATGCATACAACGAAGTTATTGAGGCAGATCTAAATGGCAAGTTGCAAGAGGTTGAAAGAGCGCATGTCAACTCCAAACATGGTGAAAGTTGGAAACTGATCAACGACATCACTGGTAGAAAGGCATGCAGTACAG GCCTTCTTGGAAGCCCTCCTGACATTGATGATGAGGAAGAAGAAATTACACCAATTTTAGACGAGCTTGATATTAAAGTGGGGCCATTTGACAAAGAAGAATATCAAGAAGCTAAGGCATCTTTGGTTGAGGGAAAGAGCTGTGGAGAGGACAACATACCTCCAGAAGTGCTGAAGAGATGCAACCTAGATGACATTGTGTTGGGGTTCTGCAATGACGCACTTCTCAATGGGAAGAAACCGGATCAATGGTCCATACTTAATATTGTTCCTATCCCCAAAACAGGAGATCTTAGTTCAGGAAACAACTATCGCGGTATCAGTCTAAGCTCCATCGTAGCCAAAACCTACAACAGAATGATACTAAATAGGATTAGACCTGAAATTGACCAGCATCTAAGAACAAATCAGAATGGATTTAGAGTTGGTAGAACGACTGTTGGACACATCCTTGCACTACGTAGGCTGATTGAAGAGGTAAAGGCGCATAACCTGCCAGCGATAATAACATTCATCGACTTCAAGAAAGCTTTCGACACCATCCATAGAGGCAAGATGTTGAAGATACTCCATGCCTACGGTATTCCGGaactcattgttgaagctattggcaAAATGTACCAAAACACAAAAGCGAAAGTAATATCACCAGATGGCGAGACAGAATTGTTTGAAATCTTAGCAGGAGTACTTTAG